A genomic stretch from Podospora pseudoanserina strain CBS 124.78 chromosome 3, whole genome shotgun sequence includes:
- a CDS encoding hypothetical protein (BUSCO:EOG092618J9; COG:S; EggNog:ENOG503NTY4), whose product MRFPAPASRCLALASHLRYPTFNQLPFLISRNFSVLPSNMGSSSQPGGLPLKSLPKSWTLPSLLPPDPLYPTPLSSHNTPRDEITPRQVRNGLFTYVRPEHQSTYQLLAISPAAFKTLNLSLSEATTPEFAETVVGNKLWDFDETDESNRNYPWSQNYGGFQFGSWAGQLGDGRVISLFETTSEQTGKRYEVQLKGAGMTPYSRFADGKAVLRSSIREFIVSEALHGLGIPTTRALALTLLPEERVRRERMEPGAIVVRFAETWIRLGNFDLLRARGERGNMRVLADVVAQHVYSGWENLPARLEEGQTEPKTGVKKETVEGPKGEEQNRYSRLYRAIVRRNAATVAKWQAYGFMNGVLNTDNTSIFGLSMDFGPYAFMDVFDPSYTPNHDDHMLRYSYRNQPTIIWWNLVRLGEALGEMMGIGERVDDEEYVEKGVVGEEMEKEMVGRAEKVIEQAGEEYKQVFLGEYKRLMSERLGLRGVKEDDFDGLFSPLLDAMEASELDFNLFFRRLSSVKVADLESEEGRTEQAKVFFYRDGLSETSSDDLEKVADWLAFWKERVVEDWGEGKDEERIRAMKAVNPNFTPRGWIMDELIRRVEKEGERDVLKRAIHMATYPFEDSWHGKEFDGVVYEGDADEEKRWTGDVPRGGRAMQCSCSS is encoded by the coding sequence ATGCGCttcccagcaccagcatcccGCTGTCTAGCCCTCGCATCCCACCTCCGCTATCCCACCTTCAACCAGCTccccttcttgatctcccgCAACTTCTCAGTCCTCCCCTCAAACAtgggctcctcctcccaacctgggggcctccccctcaaatccctccccaaatcctggaccctcccctccctcctccccccagacCCCTTataccccacccccctttcgTCTCACAACACCCCCCGAGATGAAATCACCCCCCGCCAAGTCCGCAACGGCCTCTTCACCTACGTCCGTCCAGAACACCAATCGACCTACCAACTCCTCGCCATAtcccccgccgccttcaAAACCCTAAACCTCTCCCTTTCCGAGGCCACCACGCCTGAATTCGCCGAGACGGTAGTCGGTAACAAGCTCTGGGATTTTGACGAGACGGACGAATCGAATCGAAACTACCCCTGGTCGCAAAACTATGGTGGTTTCCAGTTTGGTAGCTGGGCCGGGCAGTTGGGTGATGGACGGGTTATCAGCTTGTTTGAGACAACGAGCGAGCAGACGGGAAAGAGATACGAAGTCCAGCTGAAAGGCGCGGGCATGACGCCCTACTCCCGCTTTGCCGACGGAAAGGCGGTGCTGAGGAGTAGTATAAGGGAGTTCATCGTCTCTGAGGCTCTCCACGGCCTCGGCATTCCGACCACCCGCGCTCTGGCTTTGACGCTTTTGCCTGAGGAGAGGGTTAGACGGGAAAGGATGGAGCCAGGGGCGATCGTGGTCAGGTTTGCAGAGACGTGGATCAGGCTAGGGAATTTTGATTTGTTGagggcgaggggggagaggggcaaTATGAGGGTTTTGGCTGATGTTGTCGCTCAGCATGTTTACTCTGGCTGGGAGAACCTCCCCGCCAGGTTAGAAGAGGGACAAACCGAGCCGAAGACTGGCGTGAAAAAGGAAACAGTGGAGGGACCaaaaggggaggagcaaAACCGGTATTCCCGCCTCTACCGCGCCATTGTCCGTCGCAATGCAGCTACTGTGGCCAAGTGGCAGGCGTACGGGTTTATGAACGGGGTTTTGAACACTGACAACACGAGTATCTTTGGGTTGTCGATGGATTTCGGACCGTATGCGTTTATGGATGTTTTTGACCCGAGTTATACGCCTAATCATGATGATCACATGTTGCGGTACAGCTATAGGAACCAGCCGACGATTATATGGTGGAacttggtgaggttgggggaggcgttgggggagatgatggggattggggagagggttgatgatgaggaatATGTTGAAAAGGgcgtggtgggggaggagatggagaaggagatggtggggagggcggagaaggtTATCGAAcaggcgggggaggagtatAAGCAGGTGTTTTTGGGCGAGTACAAGAGGCTGATGAgtgagaggttggggttgaggggggtgaaggaggatgattttgaTGGGTTGTTCAGTCCGCTGCTTGATGCTATGGAGGCGTCGGAGCTGGATTTTAATTTGTTTTTTAGGAGGTTGTCGAGTGTCAAGGTGGCTGATCtggagagtgaggaggggaggacggaGCAGGCAAAGGTGTTTTTTTATCGGGACGGGTTGAGTGAGACGAGCAGCGACGACCTTGAAAAGGTTGCTGATTGGCTTGCGTtttggaaggagagggtggtggaggactggGGTGAGgggaaggatgaggagaggatCAGGGCGATGAAGGCGGTCAACCCTAATTTTACGCCGAGGGGGTGGATCATGGATGAGCTGATCAGACGggtcgagaaggagggggagagagacGTGCTGAAGAGGGCTATCCACATGGCTACGTATCCGTTTGAGGACTCGTGGCATGGAAAGGAGTTTGACGGGGTGGTGTATGAGGGTGACgcggacgaggagaagaggtggaCGGGGGATGTGCCGAGGGGCGGGAGGGCGATGCAGTGTAGTTGCAGTTCTtag
- the NRK1 gene encoding ribosylnicotinamide kinase (BUSCO:EOG09264DMU; EggNog:ENOG503P06U; COG:F), producing MPLPPAQKSLLVSLSGPSSSGKTTLARLLRDLLPNTFILHEDDFYKPESLLPFRSGHRDWDCPEAIDLPALTNALTYIKSTGEFPPFINSKEDQNTLGACPASPSHINLAKAIIASSSLHSLLKHAKICILDGFLLYSQAEEFKPILELIDVKLFLLASEEKAVARRKARDGYVTLEGFWKDPEGYVEEVVWPNYVEQHGYLFVDGDVKRGRLDRKVLEREGILAMGDGHGHGEGFGEVLVWAVGEVVNRLEGFLGGEGGRGENEGE from the exons atgcccctccccccagctcaaaaatccctcctcgtctccctctccggcccctcctcctcaggcaAAACAACGCTcgcccgcctcctccgcgacctcctcccaaacaccTTCATCCTCCACGAAGACGACTTCTACAAGCCcgaatccctcctcccctttcgTTCCGGTCATCGAGACTGGGACTGCCCCGAAGCAATCGACCTCCCTGCCCTAACCAACGCCCTCACTTACATAAAATCCACCGGAGAATTCCCC CCCTTCATCAACTCAAAGGAAGACCAAAACACCCTCGGCGCCTGCCCCGCCTCCCCGTCCCacatcaacctcgccaaggccatcatcgccagcTCATCCCTCCACTCACTCCTCAAACACGCCAAGATTTGTATCCTGGATGGGTTTTTATTGTATTCACAGGCCGAGGAGTTCAAGCCTATCCTTGAGCTGATTGACGTCAAGCTTTTTTTACTGGCGtcagaggagaaggcggtagcaaggaggaaggcgagggatgGGTATGTCACCCTCGAAGGGTTCTGGAAGGATCCGGAGGGgtatgtggaggaggttgtgtgGCCTAATTATGTGGAGCAGCATGGGTATTTGTTTGTGGACGGGGATGTcaaaagggggaggttagACAGAaaggtgttggagagggaggggatatTGGCTATGGGGgatgggcatgggcatggggaggggtttggggaggtgttggtttgggctgtgggggaggtggttaATAGGCTGGAGGGGTTtctgggaggggagggggggcggggggagaATGAGGGTGAGTAA
- a CDS encoding hypothetical protein (COG:S; EggNog:ENOG503P45V), with translation MNVIRTATILRVPTTRPLPFSPLPRSHIPSIPPRRSISSITTILATMPAEDPTLLSSTTVLTTSIITFISGFLLGVYSLTGHLIPPSLRHEREAQWKDPVESEESDIDEEDTILDHAPNWSNGFEADKKQGLRASTSQPITEECKLVLVVRTDLGMTKGKIAAQAGHATLACYKTLSKAASKDPNGKAAQILKAWERRGQAKIAVQVKSEEELLLLQGTARSLGITAEVIADAGRTQIESGSLTVLGVGPAPKSEVDGVTGGLKLL, from the exons ATGAACGTCATACGGACAGCAACCATTCTACGAGTACCAACGACACGACCACTCCCGTTTTCACCGCTCCCCCGATCCCATATTCCATCTATTCCCCCCCGACGATCCATCTCCAGTATCACCACAATCCTCGCTACCATGCCAGCAGAAGACCCAAcccttctctcctccacaaccgTCCTAACAACATCGATAATAACCTTCATCTCCGGCTTTTTGTTAGGTGTCTACTCCCTAACCGgccacctcatccccccctccctccgccacGAGCGCGAAGCCCAATGGAAAGATCCCGTGGAATCAGAAGAAAGCGAcattgacgaggaagacacAATCCTCGACCACGCCCCCAACTGGTCCAACGGTTTTGAGGCAGACAAAAAACAGGGATTGCGCGCCAGCACTTCTCAACCGATAACCGAGGAGTGCAAGcttgtgctggtggtgaggactgACTTGGGCATGACGAAGG GGAAAATTGCTGCCCAGGCTGGCCACGCAACGCTGGCTTGCTACAAGACGTTGAGCAAAGCTGCCTCCAAAGACCCAAACGGAAAGGCGGCACAGATCCTCAAGGCGTGGGAGCGGCGCGGGCAGGCCAAGATTGCGGTTCAGGTCaagagtgaggaggagctttTATTGCTGCAGGGGAcggcgaggagcttggggaTTACGGCTGAGGTGATTGCCGATGCGGGGAGGACACAGATTGAGAGTGGGAGTTTGActgttcttggtgttgggccCGCGCCAAAGAGcgaggtggatggtgttACCGGCGGGCTGAAGCTTTTGTAA
- the utp7 gene encoding putative U3 small nucleolar RNA-associated protein 7 (EggNog:ENOG503NU5B; BUSCO:EOG09261UMG; COG:A) translates to MEVDTVDAPFTRVSQPSNGQLAVRKPRTELKSKSEIAKARRQRDAQKAYGRGRGIDVKTVRDKKLRRNLSTLENKYKEAAYKAKEAEILLENTAGFIEPETELERTYKVRQDDIQKNVAIEVAQKGFELKLNELGPYVCEYSRNGRDLILAGRKGHVATMDWRDGKLGCELQLMETVRDARFLHNNQFFAVAQKKYVYIYDSQGVELHCLKKHVEVSHMEFLPYHFLLATLGINGSLKYQDTSTGQIVSEISTRQGTPVSLTHNPYNAILHVGQQNGTVTLWSPNSSEPLVKLLAHRGPVRSVAVDREGRYMVSAGQDNRMCIWDVRNFKESVSSYFTRSPATSVAISDTGLTAVGWNTHTTIWRGLFDKNKPVQEKVQSPYMTWGGEGHKVERVRWCPFEDVLGVGHTEGFSSLIVPGAGEPNYDALEVNPFETKKQRQEGEVKALLNKLKPEMIALDPNFIGKLDLRSEQQRKADRDLDAAPVDVVEEMKNRARGKNTALKKYLRKQKKKNIIDDKRLKVEEAIKEMQERKDEKFKDRQEQLGPSLARFARKD, encoded by the exons ATGGAGGTAGACACCGTCGACGCGCCCTTCACAAGGGTATCACAGCCCAGCAACGGTCAGCTCGCCGTCAGGAAACCACGAACCGAACTCAAATCAAAGTCCGAGATTGCAAAGGCCCGCCGCCAAAGAGATGCGCAAAAGGCCTACGGTCGCGGTCGCGGAATCGACGTCAAGACCGTCAGGGACAAGAAGTTACGGCGGAACCTCAGCACACTCGAGAACAAGTACAAGGAGGCGGCATACAAAGCCAAGGAAGCAGAGATCTTGCTGGAGAACACAGCTGGCTTTATCGAGCCAGAGACGGAGCTGGAAAGGACATACAAGGTTCGGCAGGACGACATTCAGAAAAATGTCGCCATTGAGGTGGCGCAAAAGGGGTTCGAGCTGAAGCTCAACGAGTTGGGGCCATATGTTTGCGAATACAGCAGGAATGGTCGAGACTTGATCCTGGCGGGGAGGAAAGGCCATGTCGCGACGATGGACTGGCGAGACGGAAAGCTGGGCTGTGAGCTTCAGCTGATGGAGACGGTTCGCGATGCGAGGTTCTTGCACAACAACCAGTTCTTCGCCGTCGCGCAGAAGAAGTATGTGTACATCTACGACTCGCAGGGTGTTGAGCTTCACTGCCTGAAGAAGCACGTCGAGGTGTCGCATATGGAGTTTCTGCCGTACCACTTCTTGCTGGCGACATTG GGCATCAACGGTTCCCTCAAATACCAAGACACCTCGACCGGTCAAATCGTCTCCGAAATATCGACCAGACAAGGcacccccgtctccctcacccaCAACCCCTACAACGCCATTCTTCACGTCGGCCAGCAAAACGGCACCGTCACATTATGGTCGCCAAACTCGAGCGAACCCCTCGTGAAACTTCTTGCCCACCGCGGGCCCGTGCGATCCGTCGCCGTAGACCGCGAAGGTCGCTACATGGTATCGGCAGGTCAGGACAATAGGATGTGCATCTGGGACGTTCGCAACTTCAAGGAGTCCGTCTCGTCGTATTTCACCCGGTCGCCAGCCACCTCGGTCGCCATCTCAGACACGGGCTTGACCGCGGTCGGCTGGaacacccacaccaccatctggCGCGGCCTCTTtgacaagaacaagcccGTCCAAGAAAAGGTCCAGTCACCCTACATGACCTGGGGCGGCGAAGGCCACAAGGTCGAGCGCGTCCGGTGGTGCCCCTTTGAGGATGTTCTTGGTGTAGGCCACACGGAAGGGTTCTCGTCACTGATCGTCCCGGGCGCCGGCGAGCCCAACTATGACGCTCTGGAAGTCAACCCCTTCgagacgaagaagcagaGGCAGGAAGGCGAGGTCAAGGCTCTGCTGAACAAGCTCAAGCCCGAGATGATTGCGCTCGACCCCAACTTCATCGGCAAGCTGGATTTGCGATCggagcagcagaggaagGCGGACAGGGACCTGGATGCGGCGCCGGTagatgtggtggaggagatgaagaacaGGGCTAGGGGCAAGAACACGGCGCTGAAGAAGTATCTGaggaagcagaagaagaagaacattATTGATGACAAGAGGctgaaggtggaggaggccatcaaggagatgcaggagaggaaggatgaGAAGTTTAAGGATAGGCAGGAGCAGCTGGGGCCGAGTCTGGCGAGGTTTGCGAGGAAGGATTAG
- the TSR1 gene encoding Ribosome biogenesis protein TSR1 (BUSCO:EOG092615SM; EggNog:ENOG503NVCU; COG:S): MPGAVATGHSHRPTTKQQNKGFKSRKATKGQLRDAAKGRIEPGQRKTIHQQAMSKLDRKNRAKQRQQEKAREHARETSVFAGKDGAPRNVAVIPLCVDGDAVAAIKALNESVEAEAEIKEGCFRVPVTRFKQKLQYFPVTRDLTACLDAARVADFVVLILSAEHEVDPLGELIIRSVESQGMSTLFTVIQGLNKIEAAKQRLSVISSLKSYITHFHPEQEKLCSLDNRQECANLMRSLCNTTPKGIRWRDERSWMLVEDVNFGGESTVVTGVVRGKGLKADRLVQVGDWGTFQIEKITAAPLAARKPEGMAVGGAEGDALDAPTEDQDELAELAPEEVNMEDDDMDAASAVPEQKKGVLLDEHHYFSDDDQVIALQMPKKVPKGTSKYQAAWFLDGGEESEDGSDLEDFEMEDALEEEPARPEDGIEGAAGDVAMTEGAPTEYAKSVAFVEPDEDEDAMGLEAYRKQKRSEAEDDLEFPDEIELHPNVLARERLAKYRGLKSLRTSPWVEEEDRAHEPEEWRRLLQIQDYQATRIRSAREALVGGVAPGTRVHVHLRGVPSEVRASHSSGRPLALVSLLRHEHKRTAMNILINLPADATAPIKSKEELVVQYGPRRFVIKPLFSQGGATPNDVHKYCRYIHPGQSAVATFMGPVAWGSMPALFYKRIVPGEETPHDDESDLPLKLVATGTTMPPSTSRVIAKRAILTGHPYHIHKKIVTVRYMFFNREDVEWFKALPMWTKRGRTGFIKEPLGTHGYFKATFDGRINPQDSVGVSLYKRVWPRPAEPLRGLLLDPEQVPDLVEDDAMDADAE, encoded by the exons ATGCCTGGCGCCGTGGCCACGGGCCATTCCCACCGCCCGACTACCAAGCAGCAGAACAAGGGCTTCAAATCGCGAAAGGCAACCAAGGGTCAGCTTCGGGATGCTGCCAAAG GCAGAATCGAACCCGGACAGCGCAAGACGATCCACCAGCAAGCCATGTCTAAACTCGACCGAAAGAACCGTGCGAAACAGaggcagcaggagaaggctAGGGAACATGCCAGGGAGACTTCGGTCTTCGCCGGCAAGGACGGTGCGCCGCGCAATGTTGCCGTTATCCCCCTGTGTGTGGATGGCGacgctgttgctgccatcAAGGCCTTGAACGAGAGCGTAGAAGCCGAGGCtgagatcaaggagggaTGCTTCCGGGTGCCCGTCACTAGATTCAAGCAGAAGCTGCAGTATTTCCCTGTAACCAGGGACCTTACCGCATGCTTGGACGCCGCTCGGGTAGCCGATTTCGTCGTTCTGATCCTCTCGGCCGAGCACGAGGTTGACCCCCTGGGAGAGCTCATCATTCGCAGCGTCGAAAGCCAGGGCATGTCCACCCTGTTTACCGTCATCCAGGGCCTCAACAAGATCGAAGCCGCGAAGCAGAGGTTGTCGGTCATCTCTTCCCTCAAATCATACATCACCCATTTCCACCCCGAACAGGAGAAGCTTTGCAGCCTCGACAACCGCCAGGAATGCGCCAACTTGATGCGCTCGCTGTGCAACACCACGCCGAAGGGTATCAGGTGGAGAGATGAGCGGAGTTggatgttggtggaggatgtcaaCTTTGGCGGCGAGTCCACGGTTGTCACCGGTGTGGTCAGGGGCAAGGGTCTCAAGGCGGACAGACTGGTTCaggttggggattggggaaCATTCCAAATCGAAAAGATCACCGCTGCACCGCTTGCGGCCCGGAAACCTGAGGGTATGGCTGTCGGCGGAGCGGAGGGAGACGCTTTGGACGCTCCTACCGAGGACCAGgatgagcttgccgagcTTGCACCGGAAGAGGTCAACATGGAGGACGACGATATGGATGCCGCTTCCGCCGTGCCTgagcagaagaagggagTTTTGCTGGACGAGCACCATTATTTCTCTGACGACGACCAAGTTATTGCGCTCCAAATGCCCAAAAAGGTGCCCAAGGGCACTTCCAAGTACCAGGCCGCCTGGTTCTTGGACGGCGGTGAGGAGTCAGAGGATGGATCAGACCTCGAGGATTTCGAGATGGAAGATGCGCTAGAGGAGGAGCCAGCGAGACCAGAGGACGGCATCgagggtgctgctggagacgTTGCCATGACCGAGGGCGCGCCAACAGAATACGCCAAGTCGGTAGCGTTCGTCGAGcccgacgaggatgaggacgcTATGGGGCTGGAGGCCTATCGCAAGCAGAAGCGGtccgaggccgaggacgacTTGGAGTTCCCGGATGAGATCGAGCTCCACCCCAATGTTCTCGCCCGGGAAAGACTGGCCAAGTACAGAGGTCTCAAGAGCCTGAGGACGAGTCCTTGGGTAGAAGAGGAGGATCGCGCGCACGAGCCGGAGGAGTGGAGAAGGTTACTTCAAATTCAAGACTACCAGGCGACCCGCATCAGATCGGCTAGAGAAGCTCTGGTTGGCGGTGTTGCCCCTGGCACTCGTGTTCACGTCCACCTCAGAGGCGTGCCATCAGAGGTTCGGGCTTCTCACAGCTCAGGCCGACCGCTCGCTCTTGTTTCTCTGTTGAGGCACGAGCACAAGCGGACCGCCATGAACattctcatcaacctccctgCGGATGCCACAGCGCCCATCAAGTcaaaggaggagttggttgttCAGTACGGCCCAAGGAGGTTCGTCATCAAGCCCTTGTTTTCTCAGGGCGGCGCCACTCCCAACGACGTCCACAAGTACTGCCGGTACATTCACCCTGGACAGTCGGCCGTGGCGACCTTTATGGGTCCTGTCGCGTGGGGTTCCATGCCGGCTCTTTTTTACAAGAGAATTGTTCCTGGCGAGGAGACTCCCCACGACGACGAGTCGGATCTGCCGCTGAAGCTGGTGGCCACGGGTACCACCATGCCCCCGTCTACCTCCCGTGTCATTGCCAAGAGGGCAATTCTCACCGGTCACCCATACCACATCCACAAGAAGATCGTTACCGTCCGGTACATGTTCTTCAACAGAGAAGACGTGGAATGGTTCAAGGCGCTGCCCATGTGGACCAAGAGAGGCCGCACCGGTTTCATCAAGGAGCCCCTCGGTACCCACGGGTACTTCAAGGCGACGTTTGACGGGCGGATCAACCCCCAGGACTCGGTCGGTGTCAGCTTGTACAAGCGGGTGTGGCCCCGTCCTGCGGAGCCGTTGAGGGGGCTGCTGCTTGACCCTGAGCAGGTGCCTGacttggtggaggatgatgctaTGGATGCGGATGCTGAGTAG
- a CDS encoding hypothetical protein (EggNog:ENOG503NV6U; COG:K; COG:O) yields MSHQHTHDGVHFHASHDHAVSFSAADHGHSHEILDGPGSYHGREMPITEGRNWADRAFTIGIGGPVGSGKTALMLSLSRHLRSSYSLAAVTNDIFTREDAEFLTRNKALPAPRIRAIETGGCPHAAVREDISANLAALEDLHAQFDTDLLLIESGGDNLAANYSRELADYIIYVIDVSGGDKIPRKGGPGITQSDLLVVNKTDLAEIVGADLDVMDRDARKMREGGPTVFAQVKKGVGVEHIVDLILSAWRASGAEEQRRSVGGPRPTPGLEELE; encoded by the exons atGTCCCACCAACACACCCACGACGGCGTCCACTTCCACGCCTCCCACGACCACgccgtctccttctccgcaGCAGACCACGGCCACTCCCACGAGATCCTCGACGGCCCGGGCTCCTACCACGGCCGCGAAATGCCCATCACCGAAGGCCGCAACTGGGCCGACCGTGCCTTCACAATCGGCATCGGCGG CCCCGTAGGATCAGGCAAAACAGCCCTCatgctctccctctcccgccacCTCCGCTCTTCCTACTCCCTCGCGGCGGTAACAAACGACATCTTCACCCGCGAAGACGCAGAGTTCCTTACCCGAAACAAagccctccccgccccccgcATCCGCGCAATCGAGACCGGCGGCTGCCCCCACGCCGCCGTCCGCGAGGACATCTCGgccaacctcgccgccctcgaggaCCTCCACGCCCAATTCGacaccgacctcctcctcatcgagTCCGGGGGCGACAACCTCGCCGCTAACTACTCCCGTGAACTCGCCGATTACATCATCTACGTCATCGACGTCAGCGGCGGCGACAAGATCCCGCGGAAGGGAGGTCCCGGCATCACACAGAGCGACTTGTTGGTCGTCAACAAGACCGATCTCGCCGAGATTGTCGGCGCGGATTTGGATGTCATGGACAGGGAcgcgaggaagatgagggagggggggccgACGGTCTTCGCGCAGGTCAAGAAGGGGGTCGGGGTGGAGCATATTGTTGACTTGATCTTGAGTGCTTGGAGGGCGAGCGGGGCCgaggagcagaggaggagtgtTGGCGGCCCAAGGCCGACGCCTGGGTTGGAGGAATTGGAGTAG